In a genomic window of Ipomoea triloba cultivar NCNSP0323 chromosome 3, ASM357664v1:
- the LOC116013864 gene encoding uncharacterized protein LOC116013864 codes for MAHQHIQDSPKKKKKKPPKKTVFLRCFGFSGRRRDNNNDNLFSGDIDKPKSPPSAAGKRRRWLSLSLCRKQKSAAKTVPIADATAAPADDEVNRSKEIHVVKSDSSKKTSSKNRQLPATPAASAGGSPPGETILHKTSKASRYDKTESTIIEKTKTSDHSNSTEHLITIHNKKASKKNISAGATDDKTGKSQIKKKKTVAVHGGDNSESNIDSTRNQDFTYGMSLLMVILIIMLFWGRLCAIVCTAAWFYFVPRIKRNNEEEPPETTRRSDGGGGVSNDALYFSSAERKKKVVLDGFLERNHRTTIIL; via the exons ATGGCTCATCAGCACATCCAAGATAGccccaagaagaagaagaagaaacctcCCAAGAAAACCGTCTTTCTTCGTTGCTTTGGATTTTCAGGCCGCCGGCgagataataataatgataatctGTTTTCCGGTGATATCGATAAACCCAAATCGCCGCCCTCCGCCGCCGGCAAAAGGAGAAGATGGCTTAGCCTTTCACTGTGCCGGAAGCAAAAATCTGCCGCCAAAACTGTTCCCATAGCCGACGCCACGGCGGCGCCGGCTGATGATGAGGTCAACCGCAGCAAAGAAATTCATGTTGTTAAGTCAGATAGTAGTAAGAAGACCTCTTCCAAAAACCGCCAACTTCCGGCGACTCCCGCCGCCAGCGCCGGCGGAAGCCCTCCCGGAGAAACTATCCTTCATAAGACCAGTAAG GCTAGCAGGTACGATAAAACTGAGAGCACCATCATCGAGAAAACCAAAACCTCGGATCACTCGAACTCCACAGAACACCTCATCACGATTCATAATAAAAAGGCATCCAAGAAAAATATCTCTGCCGGAGCAACGGACGACAAGACCGGAAAGTcacaaataaagaagaaaaaaacggTGGCGGTCCACGGCGGCGATAATTCCGAAAGCAACATTGACTCGACGAGAAACCAAGATTTTACATACGGGATGTCGTTGTTAATGGtgattttaataataatgttgttttgGGGGAGATTATGCGCCATTGTTTGTACGGCTGCATGGTTCTATTTCGTGCCACGAATCAAGAGAAATAATGAAGAAGAACCACCGGAAACTACACGGCGGAGCGACGGCGGCGGTGGGGTTTCTAACGACGCCCTCTATTTCAGCTCGGcggagaggaagaagaaggtgGTGTTGGATGGATTTCTTGAGAGAAATCATCGTACGACAATAATTTTGTag